A stretch of DNA from Spirosoma endbachense:
AAGATTCACACCGTGTCGGGCACGCTGGTATCTTATCTGCGAATCAGTTATCTGGAAGAGAAATTGCCTCCGGATCGGTTTGCCCGGATTCATAAATCGTTTATTGTAGCACTGGACCATATTCAGGCCGTCAGCGCAACGTATATTCGGATCAACAATGAAGAAATTCCTATTGGGCGAATCTATAAAGCCAAGCTGGAGGAAGTACTCCAGCGGGATTGATCCAGGTCCTTTGTTTTAAATAAGCCTACTATAATTTGGCGCCGGGCTTCGTATGTTTGTCTAGTCCATTACTAGATAACCTCTAATTCACCTTAAATAAGCACAAGATCCGAACAAAAATGAAAAACAGTATTCTACTAACCCTGGCGGGCACCTCGCTAACGTTAGCATCCTTTGGCCAAACGACGACTGATACCAGAAATTCTCTTCCTCCCGTAGAAACCAAGGAACCAAATTCAGCCTATAAATCTGCATTTCCAGGCCAAACCAGAATTGCAGGGGTAAAATCAGCTACCAATTACGAAGGGAAAGTATTGACAGAAGCGCTTAAGAGTCCCTGGGGCATTACGAGCCTGCCAGATGGGAGACTGCTCATTACAGAAAAAGAAGGCACGATGCGCATCGTCACGCCAGCGGGTAAAGTAGGAGAAGCCATTACTGGCATTCCGAAGGTTAATCCCTCCGGCCAGGGCGGACTTCTGGGTGTTCGGGTTGATCCAGCTTTTGAGACAAACCGAATGGTATACTGGGTGTTTTCGGAACCCCTTCCTGAGGGAAATCTGACGGCGGTTGCCAAGGGAAAATTGTCGGCAGATGAAAAAAAGATTGAAGGAGCAACGGTCATTTATGAGGCAAAACCAGCTTATAAAGGTAATCTGCATTACGGCGGCCGGATTCTGATCGATAAAGATGGCAATCTGCTGATTAGCACTGGAGAGCGTTCGGATAAAGTAACACGCCCACAGGCTCAGTCGCTCAATTCGGGTCTGGGAAAAGTCATCCGAATTACCAAAGAAGGTAAACCCGCTCCCGGCAATCCATTTACAGGCCAGGCGGGAGCTAGACCAGAGTTGTATTCCTATGGGCATCGGAACGTTCAAAGCCTTGCTTTTGATCCAGCAACGGGCGATCTGTGGGAAGCTGAATTCGGTCCGAGAGGGGGTGATGAACTCAATCATATTAAACCCGGCAAGAATTATGGCTGGCCGACCATTACCTACGGGATCGAATATAGTGGTGAAAAAGTGGGCGATGCCATTCAGCAAAAAGAAGGACTTGAACAACCCGTTTATTATTGGGATCCGGTCGTATCGCCCAGTGGTATGACGTTCTACAATAGTGACCACATTCCTGAATGGAAGAACAACCTTTTTATTGGGACGCTGAGCGGGATGCACATCCTGCGGCTTATCATTAAAAATGATAAAGTAGTGGGCGAAGAACGATTATTGTCGGCTGATTTTCAGCGTTTTCGTGATATCACTCAGGGTAAGGATGGTGCCTTGTATGCCATTACAGACCAGGGTCGGTTATATCGAGTCGATAAAAAATAACGTCGGTCTAAAGCCTTGCAAATCATGGCTAGCAGTTTGACACCGTTTAGCGGGTAGTAGCATGAAGTCAGGTTGATTCGTGTGAGGGCAGGTTCTTCAACCTGCCCTCTGCCGTTTTGAGAAACGCCACGGCGAACCATCGCATCGGCGAATCGTCCTTGTCCTGTCGGTTTTGAGAAACCGCACCGTGTCAGTTTTAAGAAACTGACACCACATCGACTGCT
This window harbors:
- a CDS encoding PQQ-dependent sugar dehydrogenase, translating into MKNSILLTLAGTSLTLASFGQTTTDTRNSLPPVETKEPNSAYKSAFPGQTRIAGVKSATNYEGKVLTEALKSPWGITSLPDGRLLITEKEGTMRIVTPAGKVGEAITGIPKVNPSGQGGLLGVRVDPAFETNRMVYWVFSEPLPEGNLTAVAKGKLSADEKKIEGATVIYEAKPAYKGNLHYGGRILIDKDGNLLISTGERSDKVTRPQAQSLNSGLGKVIRITKEGKPAPGNPFTGQAGARPELYSYGHRNVQSLAFDPATGDLWEAEFGPRGGDELNHIKPGKNYGWPTITYGIEYSGEKVGDAIQQKEGLEQPVYYWDPVVSPSGMTFYNSDHIPEWKNNLFIGTLSGMHILRLIIKNDKVVGEERLLSADFQRFRDITQGKDGALYAITDQGRLYRVDKK